From Phyllopteryx taeniolatus isolate TA_2022b chromosome 18, UOR_Ptae_1.2, whole genome shotgun sequence, the proteins below share one genomic window:
- the ppp2r5a gene encoding serine/threonine-protein phosphatase 2A 56 kDa regulatory subunit alpha isoform, with product MSAISASEKVDGFTRKSVRKAQKQRKSPSSSQYRTQIAPVELSTLPQLKDAPSTEQQELFTQKLQQCCMLFDFLDSVTDLKSKEIKRATLNELVDYVSTNRGVLVESAYPDITTMISTNIFRTLAPSDNPDFDPEEDEPTLEASWPHIQLVYEFLLRFLENPDFQPSIAKRYIDQKFVLQLLELFDSEDPRERDFLKTILHRIYGKFLGLRAFIRKQINNIFLRFIYETEHFNGVAELLEILGSIINGFALPLKAEHKQFLMKVLIPLHTAKGLALFHAQLAYCVVQFLEKDPTLTEPVIRGLLKFWPKTCSQKEVMFLGEIEEILDVIEPTQFKKIQEPLFKQISKCVANPHFQVAERALYFWNNEYILSLIEENIDKVLPIMFCSLYRISKEHWNPTIVALVYNVLKTLMEMNCTLFDELTSSYKSDRQREKKKEQERDELWRKLDELRLSNSTLEQNNSHKLLSVQNNNKSSNNNNQDRAAYAANVGHGSQ from the exons ATGTCGGCCATCTCTGCATCAGAGAAAGTGGACGGATTTACGAGAAAGTCTGTTAGGAAGGCGCAGAAACAGAGAAAATCTCCAAGCTCGTCTCAATACAGGACTCAGATCGCCCCGGTGGAGCTTTCGACGCTGCCTCAGCTCAAAG ACGCTCCCTCCACTGAGCAGCAGGAACTTTTCACCCAGAAACTCCAGCAGTGCTGCATGCTCTTTGACTTCTTGGACTCTGTGACGGATCTGAAGAGCAAGGAGATCAAGAGAGCCACACTGAATGAGCTTGTGGACTATGTGTCCACCAACAGAGGAGTGCTTGTTGAATCTGCATACCCAGACATCACCACTATG ATAAGCACAAACATATTCCGTACACTTGCACCAAGTGACAACCCAGATTTTGACCCGGAGGAGGATGAACCCACTCTAGAAGCTTCATGGCCTCATATCCAA CTCGTCTATGAGTTTCTACTGCGTTTTCTTGAGAATCCGGACTTCCAGCCCAGTATTGCGAAACGCTACATTGATCAGAAATTTGTACTCCAG CTTCTTGAACTGTTTGACAGTGAGGATCCAAGGGAGAGGGACTTCCTGAAGACTATCCTGCATCGGATTTATGGAAAGTTCCTCGGGTTACGAGCCTTCATCAGGAAGCAGATTAACAACATCTTCTTGCG GTTCATCTATGAGACTGAACATTTCAACGGAGTTGCTGAGCTCCTAGAAATTCTGGGAAG CATCATCAATGGGTTTGCGCTGCCTTTGAAGGCAGAACACAAACAGTTCCTAATGAAGGTGCTCATCCCATTACACACAGCGAAGGGACTGGCCCTCTTTCATGCTCAG TTGGCATACTGCGTGGTCCAGTTCCTGGAAAAGGATCCAACACTAACTGAAccg gtgATCCGAGGCTTGCTGAAGTTTTGGCCCAAGACCTGCAGCCAGAAAGAG GTGATGTTCCTGGGTGAGATTGAGGAGATTTTGGATGTCATTGAACCTACGCAGTTCAAGAAAATCCAAGAACCATTGTTCAAGCAGATCTCCAAATGTGTGGCCAATCCCCACTTTCAG GTAGCAGAGCGCGCACTGTACTTCTGGAATAATGAGTACATTCTCAGTCTCATCGAGGAGAACATCGACAAGGTCCTCCCCATCATGTTCTGTAGCCTGTACAGAATCTCCAAAGAGCACTGGAACCC gaCCATCGTAGCTCTCGTCTACAATGTGCTGAAGACGCTGATGGAGATGAACTGTACACTCTTTGATGAGTTGACCTCCTCCTATAAATCTGACCGGCAAAG ggaaaagaagaaggagCAGGAGCGTGACGAGCTGTGGAGGAAGCTGGACGAGCTGAGGCTCAGCAACAGCACTCTAGAACAGAACAACAGCCACAAGCTCCTAAGTGTccagaacaacaacaagagtagcaataataataaccagGACAGGGCCGCTTACGCTGCAAACGTAGGTCATGGCAGCCAGTGA